CATCCGCTTGCCGATGGCGTTATAAATGGGGTCTGTGTCCTGAGGGCTCAGCGGAACGGCTTCGGCCAGAAGCATGCCCGCGCATACCAGCAGGGAGGTTGCCAGGATGGCCCGCAGTTTCGAATTCATGACGTGGCCTGTGCTCCTTTTCCATCTCCAATGGACCACTGTTCGCCGACAAGCGACACGGCCATCCGAAGCGCCTCGCCCAGGTTGCCCTCGTCGGCAATGCCCTTGCCGGCGATATCGAAGGCCGTGCCGTGATCCACGGAGGTTCGGATGATCGGCAGGCCGAGGGTCACGTTCACGGTCCGGTCGAAGGCGATCGCCTTGACCGGGATGTGTCCCTGGTCGTGATACATGCCGATGATCCCGTCGAAGTCGCCCTTCCGGGCCCGCATGAACACGGTGTCCGGCGGCAGGGGACCCGTGATCCGCCAACCCCGGACGCCGGCTTTCTCACACGCTTTTTCGATGGCGGGCGCGATGATGCGGATCTCCTCGTCCCCGAAGAGACCGCCCTCGCCCGCGTGGGGATTCAGTCCGCATACGGCGATACGGGGCGCCGCTACGCCCATGCCGGCGAGCGCGTTGCCGACCAGGTCCAGGGTGATGAGAATTTCATCTTCGGACAGGCGGTCTATGGCGTCTCTCAGGGAGACGTGGGTCGTCGCGTGGGAGACCAGGATCCCGTCGAAGGCCAGCGCGAGCCGGAATCGCGTCGTTTCCGTGATTTCGGCCAGCAGTTCGGTGTGGCCGGCGTAGGCGTATCCGGCATGGCCCATGGCTTCCTTGTTGATCGGCGCGGTGACCAAGGCGGCAATGTCTCCGTCCATCGCCATTCGGGCGGCCCGCTTGACAGATTCCGCAGCAAGCAGACCGGCTTCGGACTGCACACGACCTGGCACCAGGCTATCGATTACCACTTCCGCTTCCTGCGCATTCATGACATCAATCGCGCCGTGACGGAACAGGCCGGCCTCGGGATGTTCGATCGAATGGATATCGAGGCATGGGACGGTCCGGCCGCCCTGGGCTTCGTCATCATCGGAACCGCCGGTTCGGACCAGCGGCAGCGCCCGGTGGATGACTTCGTCATGCCCGATGACCAGCGGCCGGCACAGTTCGTAGATCCATTCCTGCGACAGGATCTTCACGATGATCTCCGGCCCCACGCCGTTCGGATCGCCCAGGGTAATGCCGATGACCGGACGTTCATCCATACCGCTTCCTTTACGTTTTGCCAGGCGCACGTTTGCGAACTGGTCCGGTGGTGCCAACCAGGGTGTCCCCGACCTCGGTGTCCCCGGTCCCGGTGTCCCCGATCTCGGTATCCCCGGTCCCGGTGTCCCCGGCCGTGGTGCCGACAGCGCGCGGGGAAAGGCGTTCCACGGACTTCACCAGCGTATGACCGTCGCCGAAGGATCCGGGCTTGATGACCAACCCCATGCCGTCATAGGGGCCGCCCGCAACAACAGCCCGGCCAATTCCAGTGTCGATTTCCTCGCGTATCCATGCGCCATCGGCATGCAATTCCTGAAAGACGCTTCCGGCGGTCTCCCCGCCCGTGAGTACGATGCCGCCCGGGTCCACTGCCGCGAACAGACGGCGGGCGACAATGCCCAGATGCTTGATGACCACCGAAGCGGGATCGCGTCCGCCCGCCTTCTCCGTCAGGCGTTCAAGCCACGCCTGTAGCTGAGGCCGATCGGGCCGTTCCGGTGTCACAATCGCGTTCCGCCCAGCTGCCATGGCCTCCACGACGCATGTGGTCAGTATATCCACCTCGCCCACCCGTTTCCGCTCATCCACGATTGACAGCGGATCGAAGGGGCAGATGGCGATCGATTTTCGTCCCTTGGCTTCCTCGACCTGGCGGACGGTCGTGTCGTGCAGACTGCAGGCGAAGACGAGCACGGGACCGACCTGCAGTGGCGGCGCGTGTGCGGCGACTCGCGGCTTGCTGGATGATGGCCACAGTGTCCGGGAAGAGGGGTCCTGAGGCTTCCACGTAAGCGCCAACCGTTCCGCGAGGGCGCGGGCCATGCCGCCGGAACCGCAGAGCAGCGTAGAAGCCGCCACGGACGCTTCGCGATCCTCGAAAACCGCGTCCAGCAGCCCATCCCATCTCATTGGGTCCGCCATATCCACCACCACTGTAGTTCCCGGCGCAGCCTTGATATCGTCAAGCGCCCCTCTGATTGCTGCCGCACCGCCACGTACGGTTTTCAAATCGATGTGGGCCGTCGCCCTGCCGGTACCATGGTTCAGGAGATCCGGGATGAATGCATGTCGCGGCGGGATGTCAGGGCCCGCCATGTCCCGGCCCTGTAATGGGATGCCATGAAGCAGTTGATAGCCGGCCACCGTCGTCCGTCCCATTTCAGGGTAGGCCGGTGCGCATACCACCAGGCTGAAGTCCATCAGGTCGCAGACGAGGTCGATTTCGAAGCCTGCATGTCCCCTGAGCGTCGAGTCGATCTTCTTGTAAATCAACGAACCCGACCGGGCCCGTATCGCCTCGCAGGCCGCCCCCACGCGATCGGCGGCTTCCGCCTCGCTGCAGGATCGGGTGTCCGTGTTCAGCACGACCAGGTCTGCCGCATCGAATCGATCCAGCCGGTCCGGACCGCTAGGCACGGCCACGGCGAAGCCCCGTTTCGCGAAGGGGACCGCCACGTCGTGAGCGCCGGCGAGGTCGTCGGCGAGGATATACATGGGCGTAGTCATGGTGGTACTTTCAGGCTGCACCGCCGGCGAGGCCGGCCCGCGCTACGATCTCTTCCCAGGCGGGCTCGACCGGCGCGTCTTGGTCTGCCAGCTCGGCCATGACCTCCGGCCACTTGGCGCCCGATCCGGTGACCAGGCACACGACGGTTTCATCCGAAGCGAGCCGACCTGTCCGGGCGGCCTTGATCGCCCCGGCGACGGACGCGGCCGATGACGGCTCGACCAGGTAGCCGCTCCGCGCGAGCAGGCGTACCGCCTCGATGATCTCGTCCTCGGTCACGTCGGTCGCGTCACCGCCGGAGTCGTAGATGGCCCCCAGTGCCAGGGGTCCCCCGGTGTCGTCGCGGATAGACAGCGCGATGGAACTAGGATCGGGGTGGACGATCACGTCGCCGCGTCCCTGTTGGAACGACTGCACGTAAGGATTGCATCCCGCCGGCTGCACACCATGCATGACCGGATGCCGATCGACGAGGTCCAGCGCGCGCAGCTCGTTGAATCCCTTCCACGGACCGAACAGCGCGTCGCCCGCGGCGATGGGGCAGAACATCCGATCGGGGATCCGGCCGCCGAGCTGCACGAAGATCTCGAAGGCGATGGTCTTGTAGCCCTCGATGCCGAAGGGCGTTCCCGTGGGCATGGGCGTCATGGTCGTCGAAGGATAGAAGCCATGGTCCCGGATCAGCGTGTCCAGGTACTGAAAGCGGTCTTCCAGCACGAAGGCGTGGCCGCCGTACAGGGCGATCATGTCCCGCTGCAGCATGGATGATTCGGGATGGCAGAGGATGATGCAGGAGTCCATCTCCGCGGCGGCGCAATAGGCCGCGGCCGAGGCGCCGTGATTGCCCGTGGTACTGGCCGTGACCCGGCTGTAGCCCAGGGATCGCGCCATGGAGACCGAGGACGCGTGGAACCGGTCCTTGAAGGCCCAGGTGGGATTGGTCGTCTCGTTCTTGATGTACAGGTTCGATAAACCGGCAGCCTCGCACACCGCCCGGGGCCGCACGAGGGCCGTGTTACCTTCGCCCAGGGAGATCTGCGCCGCCGGATCCGGCAGCGGCAGCAGGGCGTCGAATCGCCAGATACCATGACCGCCCCGGCCCCAGTCCTCCACGTTCAGTTCGGACGCGATCGCCGGGTAGTCGTATGCCACGGTCAGCGCAGCCGCGCCGGCCCCTGCCTCGTCCGCTTCGCCCCCTGCCTCGTCCGCGCCGCTCCCTGCCTCTTCTACGCAAGCGGGACAGCCGAAGAACATCGGCGCCAGAGGATATTGGGCATTACACCGGGTACAGGTGAGGCCGAGAACGGACATGGTTTTCTTTCGGGAGTTGAACCGGAATATACCGGCTTTCCTGACTATGGAAGGGGATGGCAATTCGTGTGCGTTTACCAGGATCGCTACTCGGAAATATACCTTTGGGACCGGGGGGTGTAAAGGACTACAGAGTGCGTCGCATCATACGTCTCAGTGGTCGTCTCCCACGCCTATTGCCCGACGTGACCCTACGTGACCCGGTTATTCTTGACACGGAAGACGGCACAACGATATGATCCGTAGCCGAACGTATTACGCGGAAATCCAGGACAGACTCAAACCCACAGGAAGCGACACCATGTCAACCCGACTGCTGCCCCGCGGACTCTGGCCGGTGATGCTCAACGCCTTTCACGAGGACGGGACCATCGACTGGCACGGCGTGGACGCCCTGACCGACTGGTACATCGAGAGAGGATCGGCGGGCCTCTTTGCCTGCTGCGGCTCCAGCGAGATGTTTCACCTTGATGACGTGGAGCGCCTGGCCGTAGCGCAACGCGTCGTAAGCCGGGCTGCCGGCGAGGTACCCGTAGTCGCCACCGGCACTTTCGGCGGTCCCATTGAGCACCAGGCCAGGTTTGTCAGGCATTTGGCTGATATGGGCGTGGACGCGGTGGTCGTCATCGTTTGCCTGATGGCCGAAAGGAGCGAGGGAGAGGAAGTGCTGAAGCAGAACATGGAACGACTGCTCGAGTTGACCGATCCCGTTCCCCTGGGGCTCTACGAATGCCCTACGCCCTATCACCGGAAACTGTCGCCCGGACTGTTCGGGCATCTCGGCGCTACCGGAAGGTTCCTATACCACAAGGATACGGTCTGCGACATCGATCTGCTCCACCGGAAGATCGACGCCGTGCGCGACACCCCGCTGGGGGTCTACAACGCCCACTTCGAAACGGGACTCGCGGGGCTTCGCTACGGGGCCGCCGGGATTTCTCCCGTTGCCGGCAATGTATTCCCCGAGCTGTTTGCCTGGTTGTGTACCGAGTATGACGAACAGCCGGAAACTGCGGAGGAGGTGCAGCGGATGATGACGTCCCTGGCGCCGGTCGTTAACAACAAGTACCTCGTCACCTGCAAACGGTACCTGCAGCGTATCGGACTGCCCATCACGACGCGTTGCCGTTCAACGGACGCCAGGCTGACTGCCTTCGACGAGGGGCTGATCGATGGATTGCAGACTTCGGTCGAGCGATTCGGCGAAGCCCTGGGCATCAGCCGGACGGTACCGGCCTGATCATCATACCGCCTCGTTCAGCCGCTCGATGTCCACGTAGTATGCCCCCTGTATATCGCCTTCCTCATCGATGAAAGAAGCATGCAGGAGCGTTGTTCCCGTGCTGCAGACCGCGAGGGTGAACTCGGCGGTCTTATCGCCGGACTCCAGGGGTTCGCTCCGTTCCTCGTCGAAGAGCGACAGGCGGGCTTCGACCGGCCGGATCGCCTCGGAGCGGGCATCCTCCGGGGCGTAGATGAGGGTCCTTGCCTCGTCGGGCGGGATGATTCCGTCGATGGCCAGGTCACGTTCGGCGGGCCAGCGGCGCAGGGAGAACCTGTAACGGCCGGGCCGCGCAATTTCGACGGCCCAGGTACCGGTGCTTTCCTTGGCCTGGGTGATGTGGGTCTGGTGCCAGGCCACGTCCCCCAGCACGTCCATGGCGCAGAGGCGCGCGGGATTCTCGGCCGGATCGCCGAGTGTGATGGGACAGTATGTTTCGAGTCCGGGTGAAATCTCGTCCCACCAGGCGTCATGGGCGCCGCGCAGCCGTTTCACCTCGCCCGGATGGTCGGCGGCCACGTCCTGGCGCTGTCCCGGATCGGCCTCGATGTCGTACAGTTCTTTGCCCCGCACCAGCCGCCAGCGGCGCGTCATCACGGCATTGGTCCATTTCTCCGGCGGCACGGTATCCTGGCGATACTGAAGGAAATGGACCCGGTCACCGGGCAGACGCTCCTGGCCGCCATGCAGCAGCGGTGCAATGCTTTGTCCATCGAAGTCTACGTCAGGGGCGTCGAGACCGCAAAGGTCGATGAAAGTCGGCAGCACGTCGATATGTAGACTCATTTCGTCGACGTCCCGTCCGCCTCCACGGCCGCCCCCAAGACCGCCGCCGGGCCAGCGGAGGAAGAAGGGCACGCGGTGACCGCCGTCATAGTAGGACCCCTTCTTTCCCCGCATCCCCGCGTTGTATCCCCGCATCACGTGTTGGTTCTCATCGAGTTCGCTTCCACCGGAACTCCCGTTGTCGGTCATGAAGACCAGGATGGTGTTTTCCTCCAGGTCCCGTTCGGCGAGCGTCCTTCTCAGGCGCCCGAAGTTCTCATCGATATTCGCAATCATGCCGCAGAATTCAGGTTCCGGCACATCCGGGTTGCCGCGGTAGGGCCGGGCGTATTCTTCGGACACGAGATAAGGGGAGTGCGGGGCGTTTGTGGAGAGATAGACGAAGAACGGCGCGTCTGATCCGGCTTCACCGCCCCCGGCCTCACCACCCCCGGACTGACCGGCCGCGCACCCTTCGATGAATTGGATCGCCTCGTCGAACCACACGTCCGTGCAGTATCCCGCGTGCTCCACGGGCGCGCCGTTGTGGAAATAGGTATCGTCGAAGTAGTTGTTTCCCCAGAAATCGGGGGACTGTCCCACACCACCGCCCTTGTGGGCTACAACGTGCTGGAATCCGCGGTCCTGGGGCCGGTAGGGGTAGTTGTCCCCCAGGTGCCATTTGCCGAACATGGCGGTGCGGTAGCCGGCCGCGCCAAAGACGTCCGCCATGGTCGTCTCCGACTTACACAGGATGGAACGGCCCCAGCAGGTCGCCCAGGCGCCGTTGCGCACGGGCCGCCGGCCGGTCATCAGGGCGCCGCGCGTCGGTGTGCAGAGGGGCGACACGTGGAAGTCGGTCAGGCGGACCGCGTCATCGTGAAAGGCGTCGATACGGGGTGTCTTCAACCACGGATGCCCGGTGCATCCCAGGTCGCCGTAGCCCTGGTCGTCCGTAATGACCAGGATGACGTTGGGTCTTTTGTCGCTCATCCTGTCTTCTGCTCCTTAGCGTTACGAAAGCGTTGTGATACAACAGATTTGATCACTAATATAACAGGGCTCCCTGATCACTGTTATTTAACTATACCTGCGTCGATAGGCTAAGGAATAACACGTGGTTGCCAATGTCGCCCATCGCGGCGCGTCGGGAAACAACCCAGAAAACACGTTACGCGCGTTTGAGATGGCGCTGGAAATCGGCGTGGATGAGATTGAGCTCGATCTCCGTTCTACCAGGGACGGGCATCTCGTCGTCATGCACGATGCCACCGTGGACCGAACGACCGACGGTACGGGCGCGATTGGCGATCTCACGCTGGCCGAGATCCGGGCGCTCGACGCCGGAAGGGTGTTTGGCGATCGGTTTCGGGGCGAACGCGTTCCGACCTGGGAGGAAGCGCTGGACCTCGTTCAGGGTAAAGTGAGGCTCAATGTACACCTGAAAGAGGGTGGAAACCCGGATGGCGAATTTGAACGCAAGGTAGCGAAAGCGCTGTGCGCGTTCCGAATGATCGACCATTCCATTCTGGCATGCAATGATGAGAGCGTGGCGATATTCGCCGAGGTCGACCCGCGAATAGCTTGCCGGATCTTTCCGAACAACCGCTCCTCCGAGGAATACATTCGGTCATCATCGGAGATGGGGCTTAGGACGACGCAGCCTGGAAGGGACATGACCACGCCAGAATTCGTTAAGAAGGCGCACGAGTCAGGACTGGGTGTACATGTATTCTACGCGGATACCCACGAAGACATGCGGACATATATCGGAATGGGCGTGGACGGAATCCTGACCAACTATCCGGAACGGATGAACGCGGTGATCGCGGAAACCGTGTAACGGGAACGATCGGCGTCCGTGCTAGTGCACAAACAGTCGCAGGCCTGTGTGGGCCATGACCATGCCGTATTCGTCGGCCGCTTCCGTCACGCCCTGGTCTGCCGCAGAGCCACCCGTCTGGGCCACGTACCGCACGTTGCTTCGTCCCGCCCGGTCGATGTTGTCGCGGAAGGGGATGAAGGCGTCGGATGAGAGGCAGATCCCCTCGAATCGGGAAACATAATCCCGCCGTTCTTCCGGCGAGATCGGCACGGGGCGTTCATTGAGATCACCCAGCATGCGAGCCTCTTCCGTGCCGGAAAGATGCTCCCACAGGAGATACTGGTCGACGAGATTCGTCTTCTCGGTGCGTTTGAGCCCTTCGCGGAACGGGAGGTCCAGCGTCCGGGGATGCTGTTGCAGGAACCACTTGTCGGCCTTGTCGCAGGCCAGCCGGGTGCAGTGGATGCGCGACTGCTGGCCCGCGCCCATGCCGATCACCTGGCCGTCGTAGGCCACGCAAACGGAGTTGGACTGGGTATACTTGAGGGCGATCGTCGCCACGATGAGGGTGTCGAGTGCGGATTCCGGCAGGTCCCGGTTATCCGTGACGAGGTTGGAAAAGGTCTGCCGCGTGATGGCCGCGTCGTTGCGGGGTTGTTCCAACTCAAGGCCGAACAGCGTTCTTTGCTCGACCGCGGGTGGTTCGAAGTCCGCATCGATTTCCAGGACGAGGTATCCGCCGCCTTTCTTTGCACGGAGGACTTCCAGCGCGTCCGGTTCGTATCCAGGCGCGATGATCAGGTCCGACACTTCCCGTCTGAGCACGTTGGCCAGGGACCGGTCCACCACCTCGCTCACGGCCGCCGCGTCCCCGAAGGAGCACATGCGGTCGCCACCACGGGCACGGATGTAAGCGGCTGCACCGGGCGAATACGCCTTCGCTGTCAGGAACTGCGAGGCCAGGTACGTTTCACCGAGTTCAGCGGTGATCGCCGCCCCGGCAGGACTGGCGTGCTTGAAGGACGCCGCTCCGGCTAACCCGGTAGCCTGTTTCAGTTCCCGTGCCAGTTGCCATGCGCCCATGGCGTCGATGATATTGACGTAGCCCGGCGTTCCGTTGAGCACGCGCAGCGGTGATTCGGGCGGCAAGGTCACCCTGGCAGGATGTTGATGGGGATTGAGTCCGTATTTAAGTGATATGTCCATTTGCGCGGACAATATAATCCCCTTTGTGCTGCCGGGCAAACGATCAGGGTGTAATCGCTGATCATTCTTCCAAATCAAGGATCTATCCATGCCTTCCGCGTCTTCCCGCGGCGGTCTGTTGCGCGTGCTCGGCCTGATCACGGGACTGGCCATCACCTTCGGGGGCATCGTCAGTCTCGGCATCCTGCGTGCGCCGGGTGAAGTGGCAGCCCAGTTGCCCGATCCCTGGTGGTACATGGCCACCTGGATCGCGGCGGGCGTGTTCGTGCTGTTCAGCACGGCTTCCGCCGCCGAACTGGCTACCGCATTGCCGCGGGCCGGGGCCTACTACGTCTACGCGCACCGGTCCCTCGGCCCTTTCGTCGGGTTCGTCAGCGGGTGGACCGACTGGCTGAACTGGTGCGGCGCGACGGCCATGACCATCGTCGTCATCAACGAATACCTCCATCTCCTGACGACCGCCATTCCACGATACAGTCTGCCGCTTTGCCTGGCCATCGCGGTCTCCTTCGCCCTGATCCAGTGGCGGGGCGTGAAGTGGGGAACCAGCGTTCACAATGCCGCGAGCATGATCAAGGCCGTTGTTTTCGCGGTGCTCATCGTCGCGTGTTTCGTACTGGCGGGCGGCGGAGATGCGGAGACCGAAACGGCCGCCCTGCCGTCCATGCCGGTGGGATGGGCCCTCGTCATGGCCTTCATCGTGGCGCTGAGAGGAGTGCTCTACGCCTACGACGGCTGGGTGTTTACTGCTTATTTTTCTGAAGAAATGGCGGATCCGGGCCGTACGATTCCACGGTCGATGTTCGTGGGCGTCGGGATCGTCATCGCGGTCTACCTGCTCATCAACATCGCCTTGCTGCGCATGCTGCCCATGTCGGAGATCGTCGGCGCGGAGCTGGCCGTGGGCCGGGCTGTCGAGGCACTGTTAGGACCGCTTGCGGAGACGGTCATCACGGCGTTCCTGACCGGATTTCTGATCGTGGGGATCAACCTGGGGTACATGTTCGCCGCCCGCGTGATCTACGCCATGAGCACCGACGGACTGTTCTTCAAGCAGTGCCGGCGGGTAAACCGGGGCGGCACGCCCACGGCGGCGCTCGTTGCCAGCCTGGCGGCCACGATCGTCTTCCTGTTGTTCAGCGGAAGCTTCGTACGCCTGGTGGAGGCCCTGGCGTTTTTCACCGTGGTCAACTACGCCATCCTTTTCCTTTCCGTCTTTCTCCTGAGACGAAAGGAACCCGATCTACCTCGTCCCTACCGGGCCTGGGGATACCCGTGGACGACGGCGCTGACGCTCGCCGGCGCCGTAGCCTTCCTTGCCGGTAACATCGTGGGTGGTACGGCCGTCAGCCTGACGGCTTTATTCGTGGTCGTCCTAAGCTATCCGTTGTACGTGCTGTTTCGCCGGATCAATGCGTAGAAAATTCTCTTCAAAAAGCGCTTTTACGGGTGGTCAGTGGGCACCAGCGAGCGGCGAGCATGGCATCCACAAAACCGTCCCGGTCCGTGCCGGCGGTCATGCGGGCAGCGGCCGCCATAGCGTAGTAGCGGACGTAGCGTCCTTCGTCTTCCAACGAGCGTGCCACCAGGTCATCGAACAGATCCGCGGCTTGAATCGGGTGTCTGGCCAGGGCGAAGGCGGTATTGCGCCGGACCCGCTCGTCCTCGTCCCCGATCGCGCCCCGAAGCGCAGGGGCGTCGTCGTCACTGAAGCCGCCGATGACAGCCAGGGCTTCGGACGCGTTTCGCCGTACCCACGCTTCCTCGTCGCCTAGCGCACGCAATAGCGCCGGGCGGACCGAAGACGCCGGCAGGCCGATATCGCCCAGAACGTCCGCAGCGGCCGCCCGTACCCACCAGACATCGTCTTCGAGCAATGCTTCCAGGCCCTTGACCGCAGGACGTCCCACGGACGACAGCGCATAGGCAGCGGGCAGTTCCGACGGATTGCCGCCCGCGGGATTCGCCGGGTTCCTGGGCACGTTTGCCAGGGCCTCCTCTTCACGGGTCGCGCACAGGTGTTCCACGAGCGGCTCCACCGCATCATCACCTTTCCTGCCTAACGTGTACGCGGCCTGCAGCCGTACCCGCTCGTCCGCATCGTCCAGGCCGGCGAGGCATCGATCGATGGAGACCCCCTTGGCTTCATCCTCGCCGCGTTCCCCTCCCGCCAACCAGCTCCATACCGCCTCGGAAACGGCGGGAAGCGCGTCGCCCGGTTGAGGCTTCCAGCGGCCATTCCCACTTTCCCAGGCGGGACCGGCCGGTTCGCGTGAACGGGTAAACTGGAACTTGAGCATGTACCGGTTCTTTTTGCTGACGTTCGGCGTGGCCCGGTGCCAGGAGTCGAAGTTGACGATGGAAACC
This sequence is a window from Gemmatimonadota bacterium. Protein-coding genes within it:
- the pdxA gene encoding 4-hydroxythreonine-4-phosphate dehydrogenase PdxA, coding for MDERPVIGITLGDPNGVGPEIIVKILSQEWIYELCRPLVIGHDEVIHRALPLVRTGGSDDDEAQGGRTVPCLDIHSIEHPEAGLFRHGAIDVMNAQEAEVVIDSLVPGRVQSEAGLLAAESVKRAARMAMDGDIAALVTAPINKEAMGHAGYAYAGHTELLAEITETTRFRLALAFDGILVSHATTHVSLRDAIDRLSEDEILITLDLVGNALAGMGVAAPRIAVCGLNPHAGEGGLFGDEEIRIIAPAIEKACEKAGVRGWRITGPLPPDTVFMRARKGDFDGIIGMYHDQGHIPVKAIAFDRTVNVTLGLPIIRTSVDHGTAFDIAGKGIADEGNLGEALRMAVSLVGEQWSIGDGKGAQATS
- a CDS encoding four-carbon acid sugar kinase family protein: MTTPMYILADDLAGAHDVAVPFAKRGFAVAVPSGPDRLDRFDAADLVVLNTDTRSCSEAEAADRVGAACEAIRARSGSLIYKKIDSTLRGHAGFEIDLVCDLMDFSLVVCAPAYPEMGRTTVAGYQLLHGIPLQGRDMAGPDIPPRHAFIPDLLNHGTGRATAHIDLKTVRGGAAAIRGALDDIKAAPGTTVVVDMADPMRWDGLLDAVFEDREASVAASTLLCGSGGMARALAERLALTWKPQDPSSRTLWPSSSKPRVAAHAPPLQVGPVLVFACSLHDTTVRQVEEAKGRKSIAICPFDPLSIVDERKRVGEVDILTTCVVEAMAAGRNAIVTPERPDRPQLQAWLERLTEKAGGRDPASVVIKHLGIVARRLFAAVDPGGIVLTGGETAGSVFQELHADGAWIREEIDTGIGRAVVAGGPYDGMGLVIKPGSFGDGHTLVKSVERLSPRAVGTTAGDTGTGDTEIGDTGTGDTEVGDTLVGTTGPVRKRAPGKT
- a CDS encoding pyridoxal-phosphate dependent enzyme codes for the protein MSVLGLTCTRCNAQYPLAPMFFGCPACVEEAGSGADEAGGEADEAGAGAAALTVAYDYPAIASELNVEDWGRGGHGIWRFDALLPLPDPAAQISLGEGNTALVRPRAVCEAAGLSNLYIKNETTNPTWAFKDRFHASSVSMARSLGYSRVTASTTGNHGASAAAYCAAAEMDSCIILCHPESSMLQRDMIALYGGHAFVLEDRFQYLDTLIRDHGFYPSTTMTPMPTGTPFGIEGYKTIAFEIFVQLGGRIPDRMFCPIAAGDALFGPWKGFNELRALDLVDRHPVMHGVQPAGCNPYVQSFQQGRGDVIVHPDPSSIALSIRDDTGGPLALGAIYDSGGDATDVTEDEIIEAVRLLARSGYLVEPSSAASVAGAIKAARTGRLASDETVVCLVTGSGAKWPEVMAELADQDAPVEPAWEEIVARAGLAGGAA
- a CDS encoding dihydrodipicolinate synthase family protein; translation: MSTRLLPRGLWPVMLNAFHEDGTIDWHGVDALTDWYIERGSAGLFACCGSSEMFHLDDVERLAVAQRVVSRAAGEVPVVATGTFGGPIEHQARFVRHLADMGVDAVVVIVCLMAERSEGEEVLKQNMERLLELTDPVPLGLYECPTPYHRKLSPGLFGHLGATGRFLYHKDTVCDIDLLHRKIDAVRDTPLGVYNAHFETGLAGLRYGAAGISPVAGNVFPELFAWLCTEYDEQPETAEEVQRMMTSLAPVVNNKYLVTCKRYLQRIGLPITTRCRSTDARLTAFDEGLIDGLQTSVERFGEALGISRTVPA
- a CDS encoding arylsulfatase encodes the protein MSDKRPNVILVITDDQGYGDLGCTGHPWLKTPRIDAFHDDAVRLTDFHVSPLCTPTRGALMTGRRPVRNGAWATCWGRSILCKSETTMADVFGAAGYRTAMFGKWHLGDNYPYRPQDRGFQHVVAHKGGGVGQSPDFWGNNYFDDTYFHNGAPVEHAGYCTDVWFDEAIQFIEGCAAGQSGGGEAGGGEAGSDAPFFVYLSTNAPHSPYLVSEEYARPYRGNPDVPEPEFCGMIANIDENFGRLRRTLAERDLEENTILVFMTDNGSSGGSELDENQHVMRGYNAGMRGKKGSYYDGGHRVPFFLRWPGGGLGGGRGGGRDVDEMSLHIDVLPTFIDLCGLDAPDVDFDGQSIAPLLHGGQERLPGDRVHFLQYRQDTVPPEKWTNAVMTRRWRLVRGKELYDIEADPGQRQDVAADHPGEVKRLRGAHDAWWDEISPGLETYCPITLGDPAENPARLCAMDVLGDVAWHQTHITQAKESTGTWAVEIARPGRYRFSLRRWPAERDLAIDGIIPPDEARTLIYAPEDARSEAIRPVEARLSLFDEERSEPLESGDKTAEFTLAVCSTGTTLLHASFIDEEGDIQGAYYVDIERLNEAV
- a CDS encoding glycerophosphodiester phosphodiesterase family protein translates to MVANVAHRGASGNNPENTLRAFEMALEIGVDEIELDLRSTRDGHLVVMHDATVDRTTDGTGAIGDLTLAEIRALDAGRVFGDRFRGERVPTWEEALDLVQGKVRLNVHLKEGGNPDGEFERKVAKALCAFRMIDHSILACNDESVAIFAEVDPRIACRIFPNNRSSEEYIRSSSEMGLRTTQPGRDMTTPEFVKKAHESGLGVHVFYADTHEDMRTYIGMGVDGILTNYPERMNAVIAETV
- a CDS encoding phosphoribosylaminoimidazolecarboxamide formyltransferase, producing the protein MDISLKYGLNPHQHPARVTLPPESPLRVLNGTPGYVNIIDAMGAWQLARELKQATGLAGAASFKHASPAGAAITAELGETYLASQFLTAKAYSPGAAAYIRARGGDRMCSFGDAAAVSEVVDRSLANVLRREVSDLIIAPGYEPDALEVLRAKKGGGYLVLEIDADFEPPAVEQRTLFGLELEQPRNDAAITRQTFSNLVTDNRDLPESALDTLIVATIALKYTQSNSVCVAYDGQVIGMGAGQQSRIHCTRLACDKADKWFLQQHPRTLDLPFREGLKRTEKTNLVDQYLLWEHLSGTEEARMLGDLNERPVPISPEERRDYVSRFEGICLSSDAFIPFRDNIDRAGRSNVRYVAQTGGSAADQGVTEAADEYGMVMAHTGLRLFVH
- a CDS encoding APC family permease produces the protein MPSASSRGGLLRVLGLITGLAITFGGIVSLGILRAPGEVAAQLPDPWWYMATWIAAGVFVLFSTASAAELATALPRAGAYYVYAHRSLGPFVGFVSGWTDWLNWCGATAMTIVVINEYLHLLTTAIPRYSLPLCLAIAVSFALIQWRGVKWGTSVHNAASMIKAVVFAVLIVACFVLAGGGDAETETAALPSMPVGWALVMAFIVALRGVLYAYDGWVFTAYFSEEMADPGRTIPRSMFVGVGIVIAVYLLINIALLRMLPMSEIVGAELAVGRAVEALLGPLAETVITAFLTGFLIVGINLGYMFAARVIYAMSTDGLFFKQCRRVNRGGTPTAALVASLAATIVFLLFSGSFVRLVEALAFFTVVNYAILFLSVFLLRRKEPDLPRPYRAWGYPWTTALTLAGAVAFLAGNIVGGTAVSLTALFVVVLSYPLYVLFRRINA
- a CDS encoding HEAT repeat domain-containing protein — protein: MPTRNPHLLRDDAICRFITDGYVQVNAGLPAEFHRNLYRKIEIVLEEEGNPGNNILPRIPEIHRVFDQPSVRGALTSLLGPGYLMHPHRYCHLNKPGSSGQQWHKDDYIFDHNVRHARCRWVMAFYYPQDVSADMGPTGILPGMQHHNGISDCDASRTGESALGLCGSAGTVSIVNFDSWHRATPNVSKKNRYMLKFQFTRSREPAGPAWESGNGRWKPQPGDALPAVSEAVWSWLAGGERGEDEAKGVSIDRCLAGLDDADERVRLQAAYTLGRKGDDAVEPLVEHLCATREEEALANVPRNPANPAGGNPSELPAAYALSSVGRPAVKGLEALLEDDVWWVRAAAADVLGDIGLPASSVRPALLRALGDEEAWVRRNASEALAVIGGFSDDDAPALRGAIGDEDERVRRNTAFALARHPIQAADLFDDLVARSLEDEGRYVRYYAMAAAARMTAGTDRDGFVDAMLAARWCPLTTRKSAF